A portion of the Acidobacteriaceae bacterium genome contains these proteins:
- a CDS encoding metallophosphoesterase family protein → MRIAVVSDTHSQLRPELLPALAEAEHILHAGDLGDGRILEALQAIAPTTAIRGNVDLYGETALLPATEAIELGGHFVYMLHSVHDLDLKPEAAGISVVISGHSHKPGIESRNGVLYLNPGSCGPRRFSLPVTFAWLSLTPGQPPHAEIVALL, encoded by the coding sequence ATGCGCATCGCCGTCGTCTCTGACACCCACTCACAGCTTCGTCCAGAGCTTCTTCCCGCCCTCGCCGAGGCCGAACACATCCTCCACGCCGGAGACCTCGGCGACGGCCGCATCCTCGAAGCCCTGCAGGCAATCGCTCCCACCACAGCGATCCGAGGCAACGTCGACCTCTACGGCGAAACAGCTCTGCTGCCCGCCACAGAAGCCATCGAACTCGGCGGCCACTTCGTTTACATGCTGCACTCGGTGCACGATCTCGACCTGAAGCCCGAAGCTGCAGGCATCTCGGTCGTCATCAGCGGCCACTCGCACAAGCCTGGGATCGAGTCGCGCAACGGCGTGCTCTACCTGAACCCCGGCTCCTGCGGTCCACGCCGCTTCTCGCTCCCGGTCACCTTTGCCTGGCTCAGCCTGACGCCCGGCCAGCCACCACACGCCGAGATCGTTGCGCTTCTCTAG
- a CDS encoding ABC transporter permease, with amino-acid sequence MKRVVVTLPVLWLVVSVVFLLIHLVPGDPIAQMLGEGATASDISALRHQYGFDQPLWQQYAHYWHGVARAEFGQSLRLHDSVLHLIAQRYPYTLALTVAAMLIGSALAIPAGVASARRKGSATDRTLGVVSLVGLSFPNFALGPVLILIFSIALGWLPVSGAGDGVGSFLAHLVLPAITLGMGLAAILTRMVRTSMLEELGQDYIRTARAKGLSENTVVYRHALRNALNPVLTVMGLQFGSLLAGAIVTETIFGWPGLGRLTLSAISNRDYALVQGCILAIGLTYVAVNLLTDAVYALADPRMRK; translated from the coding sequence ATGAAGCGTGTTGTGGTGACGCTGCCGGTGTTGTGGCTGGTGGTGTCGGTCGTGTTTCTGCTGATCCATCTTGTGCCGGGCGATCCGATTGCCCAGATGCTGGGAGAAGGTGCGACGGCGTCGGACATCAGCGCATTGCGACACCAGTACGGCTTCGACCAGCCTTTGTGGCAGCAGTATGCGCATTACTGGCACGGTGTGGCCCGTGCGGAGTTTGGGCAGTCACTGCGGCTGCATGATTCGGTGCTGCACCTGATCGCCCAGCGGTATCCGTACACGCTGGCGCTGACGGTGGCAGCGATGCTGATCGGCTCGGCACTGGCGATCCCTGCAGGGGTGGCTTCTGCGCGGCGCAAGGGCAGCGCGACGGACCGCACGCTGGGCGTGGTCAGCCTGGTGGGGCTGAGTTTTCCGAACTTTGCGCTGGGACCGGTGCTGATTCTGATCTTCTCGATCGCGCTGGGATGGCTGCCGGTGTCGGGTGCGGGGGATGGCGTGGGGAGTTTTCTCGCTCATCTTGTCCTGCCCGCGATCACGCTTGGCATGGGGTTGGCGGCGATTCTGACGCGCATGGTGCGGACGTCGATGCTCGAAGAGCTGGGGCAGGATTACATCCGCACGGCAAGAGCGAAGGGCCTGAGTGAGAACACGGTGGTCTATCGCCACGCGCTGCGGAACGCCTTGAACCCGGTGCTGACGGTGATGGGATTGCAGTTCGGCTCGCTACTGGCGGGGGCGATCGTGACGGAGACGATCTTCGGCTGGCCGGGGTTGGGACGGCTGACGTTGTCGGCGATCAGTAACCGCGATTATGCGTTGGTGCAGGGCTGCATTCTGGCGATCGGGTTGACGTACGTTGCGGTGAACCTGTTGACCGATGCGGTGTATGCGCTGGCTGATCCGCGAATGCGGAAGTAG
- a CDS encoding hemolysin family protein has product MLEWMLVHGSLIAFFILANSFFVAAEFAMVSVRETRIQQMIEQNKPGARTVLALKNNIDEFLPAVQFGVTLASLALGGLGEPAIADGLLDVMRYWGFGGAHPAVYAHSIAAVIAFAIITYFEVLLGELVPKSLALQRAERIAVAVAGPMEVFIRMTRPAIKVMNASAAFVLKVFRAPLQGESAAHTPEELKLMATATRRSGLLPAVQEEMIHRAIELSHVTVSEVMTPRGKIFSLPADMPLETASSRMVEDQHSRVPVYDVTLGRDHIIGIVHEKDVSRLMHFRALAGTRSASGMTLRQVMREALVVPETKLAVELLGEFKERRRQMAIVVDEFGSTLGLITAEDVLEQIVGELEDEFDVGRQLSPLPEGATIELEGSVSLRDLVTQLRWKLPREAGVETIAGLILVQLGHIPAVGESVELDGRRFTVTEMDGNRIANVLVEPDVSKETAAALMDEVESE; this is encoded by the coding sequence ATGCTGGAATGGATGCTCGTTCACGGAAGCCTGATCGCCTTTTTCATTTTGGCGAATAGCTTCTTTGTGGCCGCTGAGTTCGCGATGGTGAGTGTGCGCGAGACGCGCATTCAGCAGATGATCGAACAGAACAAACCCGGCGCTCGTACGGTGCTGGCGCTCAAAAACAACATCGATGAGTTTCTGCCAGCCGTACAGTTTGGCGTGACACTGGCGAGCCTCGCGCTGGGTGGTCTAGGCGAGCCTGCGATTGCGGATGGCTTGCTGGACGTGATGCGCTACTGGGGCTTTGGTGGAGCGCACCCTGCGGTGTACGCGCACTCGATTGCGGCGGTGATTGCGTTTGCCATCATCACTTACTTTGAAGTGCTGCTGGGCGAGCTTGTGCCGAAGTCGCTGGCGCTGCAACGGGCCGAACGCATTGCGGTGGCCGTTGCCGGGCCGATGGAAGTCTTCATCCGCATGACGCGTCCGGCAATCAAGGTGATGAACGCCTCCGCTGCGTTTGTGTTGAAGGTCTTTCGTGCTCCTTTGCAGGGTGAGTCCGCAGCGCACACGCCCGAAGAATTGAAACTGATGGCGACGGCGACACGTCGTTCCGGCCTGTTGCCTGCGGTGCAGGAAGAGATGATTCACCGCGCGATTGAGCTAAGCCACGTCACCGTGAGCGAGGTGATGACGCCGCGCGGCAAGATCTTCTCGCTGCCTGCGGATATGCCGCTCGAAACGGCGAGCAGTCGCATGGTGGAGGACCAGCACTCGCGCGTGCCGGTCTACGACGTGACGCTGGGGCGCGACCACATCATCGGCATCGTGCATGAGAAGGACGTGTCGCGGTTGATGCACTTCCGCGCGCTGGCCGGGACGCGCTCTGCGAGCGGCATGACGCTGCGGCAGGTGATGCGCGAGGCGTTGGTGGTACCGGAGACCAAGCTGGCGGTGGAGTTGCTTGGGGAGTTCAAGGAACGGCGTCGGCAGATGGCGATTGTGGTGGACGAGTTCGGCTCGACGCTTGGGTTGATCACGGCCGAAGACGTGCTGGAGCAGATCGTCGGCGAGTTGGAAGACGAGTTTGATGTCGGGCGCCAGCTCTCGCCGCTGCCGGAAGGCGCGACGATTGAGCTGGAGGGCTCGGTGAGCCTGCGTGACCTGGTGACGCAGCTTCGGTGGAAGCTGCCCCGGGAAGCGGGCGTAGAGACGATTGCCGGGCTGATCCTGGTGCAGCTTGGACATATCCCGGCGGTGGGTGAGAGCGTGGAGTTGGATGGTCGTCGCTTTACGGTGACGGAGATGGACGGGAACCGCATTGCCAACGTGCTCGTGGAGCCTGATGTTTCCAAAGAGACGGCTGCGGCTTTGATGGACGAGGTAGAAAGCGAGTGA
- the trxA gene encoding thioredoxin produces MANEFVHDVTDAEFEAQVLQSETPVLVDFWATWCGPCRALAPVVDQVATEYNGKLKVMKMDVDKNNMTPGRYGIRGIPALLVFKGGKVAEQIVGFVPKEHIDQALTRVLA; encoded by the coding sequence ATGGCGAATGAGTTTGTACACGACGTGACCGACGCGGAGTTTGAAGCACAGGTGCTCCAGTCCGAGACGCCGGTCCTGGTAGATTTCTGGGCAACCTGGTGCGGTCCGTGCCGTGCGCTCGCTCCCGTGGTTGACCAAGTGGCAACCGAGTACAACGGCAAGCTCAAGGTCATGAAGATGGACGTCGACAAGAACAACATGACGCCCGGCCGTTACGGCATCCGTGGTATTCCTGCATTGCTCGTTTTCAAGGGTGGCAAGGTTGCCGAGCAGATCGTCGGCTTTGTGCCGAAGGAGCACATCGATCAGGCGCTGACGCGGGTGCTCGCATAA
- the thrB gene encoding homoserine kinase — protein sequence MKRVTQTKGVRLKLPATSANLGPGFDAAGLAMSMHLTVEAHVAPVWQIHATGRNADLVGALENNLVVETFQSVLKAFEVDTPALKLTIHNEIPLGMGCGSSAAALCAGVALANHFGSLGWNDAEIVAEASRREGHPDNVAACWLGGFTVSAETEQGVETATFGKDSTWQMLLAVQATSLATKKARALLPDTYSKADAVFNVQRMSLLVSAFAANRLDLLRAGMADRIHQPYRQDACPLLKSLLPLASEPEIAGVALSGAGPSVLLVLNEGTTLLAAETRVSGLVGTEVEMIPVNVAGGAEVLVLQ from the coding sequence TTGAAGCGCGTCACGCAGACCAAAGGTGTCCGTCTGAAGCTTCCCGCAACCTCGGCCAACCTCGGCCCGGGGTTCGACGCGGCCGGACTGGCGATGTCCATGCACCTGACTGTCGAGGCACACGTTGCTCCCGTGTGGCAGATTCATGCCACCGGTCGCAACGCCGATCTCGTCGGCGCCCTCGAAAATAACCTCGTCGTTGAAACGTTTCAGAGTGTGTTGAAAGCGTTCGAAGTCGACACGCCCGCGCTCAAGCTCACGATCCATAACGAGATCCCCCTGGGGATGGGTTGCGGATCGTCGGCAGCAGCACTTTGTGCAGGCGTAGCGCTGGCAAATCACTTCGGAAGCCTCGGCTGGAACGACGCAGAAATCGTCGCAGAAGCCTCCCGTCGCGAGGGTCATCCGGACAATGTTGCGGCGTGTTGGCTGGGCGGTTTTACCGTTTCAGCGGAGACCGAGCAGGGGGTCGAAACGGCCACCTTCGGCAAGGATTCCACCTGGCAGATGCTGCTCGCGGTGCAGGCCACCTCGCTCGCCACCAAGAAAGCTCGCGCCCTTCTGCCCGACACCTACTCGAAGGCAGACGCGGTCTTCAATGTGCAGCGTATGTCCTTGCTGGTCAGTGCTTTCGCGGCAAACCGGCTCGATCTGCTGCGCGCTGGAATGGCCGACAGAATCCACCAGCCATATCGTCAGGACGCATGCCCACTGCTGAAATCCCTGCTCCCGCTGGCCTCCGAGCCGGAGATAGCAGGAGTCGCTCTGAGCGGCGCAGGGCCTTCCGTTCTGCTCGTTCTGAACGAAGGCACCACACTTCTGGCCGCAGAAACCCGAGTTTCAGGTCTGGTCGGCACAGAGGTGGAAATGATTCCTGTAAATGTTGCTGGCGGCGCGGAAGTTCTTGTGCTGCAGTAG
- the thrC gene encoding threonine synthase has translation MNVSAHSLRCTGCGERIAGSEAASNFRCRSCGDLFEVEYPWSATAPKSETAFSPNPSALRHLWNERRTSTLSIDQSGVWRFRDLFPIVPDDKIITLREGNTPLFELPRCAAKLGLNWLLAKHQGMNPTGSFKDTGMTAALSVAASRGFDWVACASTGNTSAAMAAYAARAGLRSMVLIPEGKIAWGKLSQSMDYGSMTVQLRTDFDGCVRVLNEIVQRAPVYLLNSVNPYRLEGQKTPAFEILEQMDWQVPHHIIVPGGNLANCSALGKGFGELKHLGFINRVPKISVIQAEGANPLYLSMQKSGGTELEPVIADTRASAIRIGNPASWKKAVKILAQTGGWVEQVNEQEIALAKAEIGAEGIGCEPASAVTLAGLKKLVAKGHVGREETAVLLLTGHTLKDPQYTIDFHRGQLLNDAEVQAMPEADRSQMASLQQAPLVLDAEVDQVLRTLEAAAGQPA, from the coding sequence ATGAATGTTTCAGCACATAGTCTTCGATGCACGGGATGTGGCGAAAGAATCGCCGGTAGTGAAGCCGCGAGCAATTTTCGTTGTCGTTCCTGCGGCGATTTGTTTGAGGTCGAGTATCCGTGGAGCGCAACCGCTCCAAAGTCGGAGACTGCGTTCAGCCCGAACCCTTCCGCCCTCCGCCACCTCTGGAACGAGCGCCGCACCTCCACGCTGTCGATAGACCAGTCTGGCGTCTGGCGCTTCCGCGACCTCTTTCCCATCGTGCCGGACGACAAGATCATCACTCTGCGCGAAGGCAACACCCCGCTCTTCGAGCTGCCCCGTTGTGCCGCAAAGCTCGGCCTCAACTGGCTGCTCGCCAAGCATCAGGGAATGAACCCCACCGGCAGCTTCAAGGACACCGGCATGACCGCCGCCCTCTCCGTCGCCGCCTCGCGTGGCTTCGACTGGGTCGCCTGCGCGTCCACCGGCAACACCTCGGCTGCGATGGCGGCTTACGCTGCCCGCGCCGGCCTGCGCTCCATGGTGCTTATCCCGGAAGGCAAGATCGCCTGGGGCAAGCTCTCGCAGTCCATGGACTACGGCTCCATGACCGTGCAACTCCGCACCGACTTTGACGGCTGCGTCCGCGTCCTGAACGAGATCGTGCAGCGCGCTCCGGTCTACCTGCTCAACTCGGTGAACCCCTACCGCCTCGAAGGCCAGAAGACCCCGGCCTTTGAAATCCTCGAGCAGATGGACTGGCAGGTCCCGCACCACATCATCGTTCCCGGCGGCAACCTTGCCAACTGCTCGGCCCTCGGCAAGGGCTTCGGCGAACTCAAGCACCTCGGCTTCATCAACCGTGTGCCGAAGATCAGCGTCATCCAGGCCGAAGGCGCCAACCCGCTCTACCTCTCCATGCAGAAGAGTGGAGGCACCGAACTCGAACCCGTCATCGCCGACACTCGTGCCAGCGCCATCCGCATCGGCAACCCCGCAAGCTGGAAGAAGGCCGTCAAGATCCTCGCACAGACCGGCGGTTGGGTCGAACAGGTCAACGAGCAGGAGATCGCGCTCGCCAAGGCCGAAATCGGTGCCGAAGGCATTGGTTGCGAACCCGCCTCCGCCGTCACGCTCGCTGGCCTGAAGAAGCTGGTCGCCAAGGGCCACGTCGGTCGCGAAGAGACAGCCGTTCTCCTCCTCACCGGCCACACCCTCAAGGACCCGCAGTACACCATCGACTTCCACCGTGGCCAGCTGCTGAACGACGCCGAAGTGCAGGCGATGCCGGAAGCGGATCGCAGCCAGATGGCTTCGCTGCAGCAGGCCCCTCTTGTTCTCGACGCCGAAGTCGATCAGGTTCTTCGTACGCTGGAAGCAGCAGCGGGGCAGCCTGCTTGA
- the modA gene encoding molybdate ABC transporter substrate-binding protein gives MDFPLGYRTAKCAGLTIAVLCAFFAGKTALAQNAHGPKPVLHVAAAADLTPVMPVLAAEYEKQTGVHIEASFGSSATLTTQLQNGAPFDVFLSADMAHPQQLADAKLTEAGPVPYAHGVLVVWARKDSPAQPVSLQSLQKASVTRIAMANPAHAPYGLAAKQYLQHEHLFAVVGTKLVTAENIAQTAQFVESGNAQVGLISLTTASTEHFRELGSYVLVPVESYAPLVQAGVVLKASHEVPVAQAFLKWLTSAGVQAQMKGFGLEAAK, from the coding sequence TTGGACTTTCCTCTAGGGTATCGCACCGCGAAGTGTGCGGGGCTGACAATCGCGGTACTTTGTGCGTTTTTCGCTGGAAAAACGGCTCTCGCACAGAATGCGCACGGGCCCAAGCCTGTATTGCATGTGGCGGCGGCGGCGGACCTGACTCCTGTGATGCCGGTGCTGGCGGCCGAGTATGAAAAGCAGACAGGGGTGCATATCGAGGCCTCCTTCGGTTCTTCGGCCACGCTGACAACGCAGTTGCAGAACGGTGCCCCGTTTGATGTGTTTCTCTCCGCCGACATGGCCCATCCGCAGCAGTTGGCGGATGCAAAACTGACGGAAGCCGGTCCTGTGCCGTATGCGCACGGTGTGCTGGTGGTGTGGGCGCGCAAGGATTCTCCAGCCCAGCCTGTCTCTTTGCAGTCGCTGCAGAAGGCGAGCGTGACGCGGATCGCGATGGCGAACCCGGCTCATGCGCCCTATGGTCTGGCGGCTAAGCAGTATCTGCAACATGAGCATCTGTTCGCGGTGGTTGGGACGAAGCTGGTGACGGCGGAGAACATTGCGCAGACGGCGCAGTTTGTCGAGAGCGGGAACGCGCAGGTGGGGCTGATCTCGCTGACGACGGCTTCGACGGAGCACTTCCGGGAGCTGGGGAGTTATGTTCTGGTGCCGGTAGAGAGCTATGCCCCGCTGGTGCAGGCGGGTGTTGTGTTGAAGGCTTCGCATGAGGTGCCGGTGGCACAGGCGTTTCTGAAGTGGCTGACGTCGGCTGGCGTGCAGGCGCAGATGAAGGGCTTTGGGTTGGAAGCGGCTAAGTAG
- a CDS encoding M1 family metallopeptidase: MNLLQRLSSAALAAACLSATAQTALAPGNYKPLETFAPLAFPQSVNDFRSASGSPGAHYWQNRASYEIHASLDPAAKTITATETITYTNHSPDTLDVLWLNLEQNTYRMGSRSSAFANGGHRMRTEATSTDGYILSTVELLPAGKAAKPVTAKYVVSDTRMRVELPTSLQPGASTRLRISYHYTVPGEWGGRTSWGKSAQGEIFDIAQWFPRLCVYDDLRGWNTEPYLANEFFLDYGDYSYFVTVPSNFLVSGSGDLVNPDAVLTTVERTRLAAARHSDKTVILRTPEEAAAASAFKPTTTRTWHFVMHNTRDVAFTASPVFVWDAARINLPGGKTALAQSVYPAEAAGQDAWSRSTEYIKDAVERFSNRWYPYPYPNAINVAGPTEGMEYPGIVFDGPAERKDVLFYIGAHEIGHTWFPMIVGSNERTHGWMDEGFNTFIDVYESNDFNHGEYGPKRDGEYAPAKDGGTPADQIVKILADPNAPSLMMRSDLVGDKYRHPVTYFKAAFGLTLLREQILGPERFDRAFRRYINDWAYKHPSPSDFFRTMESEGGEDLTYFWRGWYFENWQRDVAITAATYTDPQQPARSVKITVENRDKLVLPCTLRVELEGGQHIDIDVPAETWMRSTTHTFTIPTPAKATRALLDPDHRVPDSDRSNDAMDVR; encoded by the coding sequence ATGAACCTGCTTCAGCGACTCTCCAGCGCTGCCCTCGCCGCAGCGTGCCTCTCCGCCACCGCGCAAACCGCCCTGGCACCCGGCAACTACAAGCCCCTTGAGACCTTCGCTCCGCTCGCTTTCCCGCAGTCTGTCAACGACTTCCGCTCCGCCTCCGGCTCGCCCGGAGCGCACTACTGGCAGAACCGCGCCAGCTACGAGATCCACGCCTCCCTCGACCCCGCCGCCAAAACCATCACCGCGACCGAGACCATCACCTACACCAACCACTCCCCCGACACCCTCGACGTCCTCTGGCTCAACCTCGAGCAAAACACCTACCGCATGGGCTCGCGCTCCAGCGCCTTCGCCAACGGCGGCCATCGCATGCGCACCGAGGCCACCTCCACCGACGGCTACATTCTCTCCACCGTCGAACTTCTCCCCGCAGGCAAAGCCGCCAAGCCTGTCACGGCGAAGTACGTCGTCAGCGACACCCGCATGCGGGTCGAACTCCCCACCTCGCTCCAGCCCGGCGCCAGCACCCGCCTCCGCATCAGTTACCACTACACCGTCCCCGGCGAATGGGGCGGCCGCACCTCCTGGGGCAAATCCGCGCAGGGCGAGATCTTCGACATCGCCCAGTGGTTCCCACGCCTGTGCGTCTACGACGACCTCCGCGGCTGGAACACGGAGCCCTACCTCGCCAACGAGTTCTTCCTCGACTACGGCGACTACAGCTACTTCGTCACCGTTCCGTCGAACTTCCTTGTCTCCGGCTCCGGCGACCTCGTCAACCCTGATGCCGTCCTGACTACCGTCGAACGCACCCGCCTCGCCGCTGCGCGCCACAGCGACAAGACCGTCATCCTCCGCACGCCGGAAGAAGCAGCCGCAGCCTCCGCGTTCAAGCCCACGACGACCAGAACCTGGCACTTCGTCATGCACAACACCCGCGACGTCGCCTTCACGGCCTCGCCCGTCTTCGTCTGGGACGCCGCCCGCATCAACCTCCCCGGCGGCAAAACCGCGCTCGCACAAAGCGTCTACCCCGCCGAAGCCGCAGGCCAGGACGCTTGGTCGCGCTCCACCGAGTACATCAAGGACGCGGTCGAACGCTTCTCCAACCGGTGGTATCCGTACCCCTACCCCAACGCCATCAACGTCGCCGGCCCCACCGAAGGCATGGAGTACCCCGGCATCGTCTTCGACGGCCCCGCCGAACGCAAAGACGTCCTCTTCTACATCGGCGCGCATGAAATCGGGCATACCTGGTTTCCCATGATCGTCGGCTCCAACGAACGCACTCATGGCTGGATGGACGAAGGCTTCAACACCTTCATCGACGTCTATGAAAGCAACGACTTCAACCACGGCGAGTACGGCCCCAAGCGCGACGGTGAGTACGCCCCGGCCAAGGACGGTGGTACCCCCGCCGACCAGATCGTCAAAATCCTTGCCGACCCCAACGCGCCGTCGCTCATGATGCGTTCCGACCTCGTCGGCGACAAGTACCGCCACCCGGTCACTTACTTCAAGGCGGCCTTCGGCCTCACGCTCCTGCGCGAGCAGATTCTCGGCCCCGAACGCTTTGACCGCGCCTTCCGCCGTTACATCAACGACTGGGCCTACAAACACCCATCACCCAGCGACTTCTTCCGCACCATGGAGAGCGAGGGTGGGGAAGACCTCACCTACTTCTGGCGTGGCTGGTACTTCGAAAACTGGCAGCGTGACGTCGCCATCACGGCGGCCACGTACACCGATCCTCAGCAACCGGCGAGGAGCGTCAAGATCACGGTCGAAAACCGCGACAAACTCGTTCTGCCCTGCACGCTGCGCGTAGAGCTCGAAGGTGGCCAGCACATCGACATCGACGTCCCTGCCGAAACCTGGATGCGCAGCACGACCCACACCTTCACCATTCCCACCCCGGCAAAGGCCACCCGAGCACTCCTCGACCCCGACCACCGCGTCCCCGACAGCGACCGCTCCAACGACGCCATGGATGTCAGGTGA
- the modB gene encoding molybdate ABC transporter permease subunit, which yields MDFSALHLTLRLAALTTALLLCVAVPLAAWLAEKATLARRLVQAVVALPLVLPPTVLGFYLLVGMGPTTVLGRAYIAVMGHTLAFTFPGLVVGSMVYSLPFAVQPLTVAFAGVPESLREVARVLGATPWVVFRRVTLPLAKQGLLTAAILTFAHTVGEFGVVLMLGGDIPGSTRTASIAIFDRVQEGNYAAANRMSVALIALSFVALLVVYARGMWRKESQLG from the coding sequence ATGGACTTTTCTGCACTGCATCTGACGCTTCGACTGGCCGCGCTGACGACCGCGCTACTGCTGTGCGTGGCCGTGCCGCTGGCGGCGTGGCTGGCGGAGAAAGCGACGCTGGCGAGGCGGCTGGTGCAGGCTGTCGTAGCGCTGCCGCTGGTGCTGCCGCCGACGGTACTGGGGTTCTATCTGCTGGTGGGGATGGGGCCAACGACGGTGCTGGGGCGAGCGTACATCGCAGTGATGGGGCATACGCTGGCGTTTACGTTTCCGGGGCTGGTGGTGGGGTCGATGGTGTACTCGCTGCCGTTTGCGGTGCAGCCGTTGACCGTGGCGTTTGCGGGTGTGCCGGAGTCGCTGCGCGAGGTGGCGAGAGTGCTGGGAGCGACGCCGTGGGTGGTGTTTCGGCGGGTGACGCTGCCGCTGGCGAAGCAGGGTTTGTTGACTGCAGCGATTTTGACGTTTGCCCACACGGTGGGCGAGTTTGGCGTGGTGTTGATGCTGGGTGGAGATATTCCTGGGTCCACGCGGACGGCGTCGATTGCGATCTTCGACCGCGTGCAGGAGGGCAACTACGCGGCGGCGAACCGAATGTCCGTGGCGCTGATTGCGTTGTCGTTCGTGGCGCTGCTGGTGGTGTATGCGCGTGGGATGTGGCGGAAGGAGTCGCAGCTTGGCTGA
- a CDS encoding ATP-binding cassette domain-containing protein, whose translation MAEFPVHHLAVRADVGGLKVSAELRLHEPWTVLFGPSGSGKSTVLRAAAGLIPQAEVKFSRVEDGGTVELAGLVPEKRGLSYAPQGAALFPHMSVRENVWFGLLACDDPLGFAVLPEQSASLLRVHVLRDRRPSELSGGERQRVALARAFAKPQTKLLLLDEPFAGLDRAMRDELLPEMLAWTRERGIAVLSVTHDVDEALLLGAQVLQMDSGKIIAAGPAREVLAEERERVLRALR comes from the coding sequence TTGGCTGAGTTCCCTGTTCATCATCTGGCGGTGCGGGCTGATGTGGGTGGCCTGAAAGTTTCTGCAGAGTTGCGGCTGCATGAGCCGTGGACGGTGCTGTTCGGGCCTTCGGGCAGCGGCAAAAGCACGGTATTGCGAGCAGCGGCGGGGTTGATCCCACAGGCTGAGGTGAAGTTTTCAAGGGTGGAGGATGGTGGCACCGTTGAGCTGGCGGGGCTGGTTCCGGAGAAGCGCGGGTTGAGCTATGCGCCGCAGGGGGCGGCGCTGTTTCCCCACATGAGCGTGCGCGAAAACGTCTGGTTTGGGCTGCTGGCGTGTGATGATCCGCTGGGGTTTGCGGTGTTGCCGGAGCAGTCGGCGAGTTTGTTGCGGGTGCATGTGTTGCGTGATCGCAGGCCGAGCGAGCTTTCAGGCGGCGAACGGCAGCGGGTGGCGTTGGCGAGGGCGTTTGCCAAGCCGCAGACGAAGCTGTTGTTGCTGGATGAACCGTTTGCGGGGCTGGATCGGGCGATGCGCGATGAGTTGCTGCCGGAGATGCTGGCGTGGACGCGCGAGCGTGGGATCGCGGTGCTGTCCGTAACGCACGATGTGGACGAGGCCCTGCTGCTGGGGGCGCAGGTGCTGCAGATGGACTCCGGCAAGATTATTGCCGCAGGCCCTGCGCGAGAGGTGCTGGCGGAAGAGCGGGAACGCGTGCTGCGAGCGCTTCGTTAG
- a CDS encoding UDP-N-acetylmuramate dehydrogenase, whose amino-acid sequence MSFELHENVPLAPLTTFGVGGNARWLAPIRSEEDLLEALNWASSRSIPVFVLGGGSNLLVDDEGFPGLVLHMQITGIEPRSADLFNVGAGVLWDDFVSRVVSAGYAGVECLAGIPGSVGGTPVQNVGAYGQEVSEVIESVRAYDREQGTFVWLSAADCHFRYRESRFNIEEPSRFLVTRVTFRLQPNGQPNLRYADLRRHFGLDGSTAETPLPTVQQVAAAVREIRRSKGMLLVAGDPDVRSAGSFFKNAIVDAALLPQIAAAVGLDTAAVPNWPAGPGLLKLPAAWLLERAGFVKGFGAGPVGISTKHTLAVVNRGHATFADVAAFQQEITAAVQARFGVTLIREPVTMQVVEDRQSSVDGVSTL is encoded by the coding sequence ATGAGTTTTGAACTCCATGAAAACGTTCCGCTCGCGCCCCTCACCACCTTCGGCGTTGGCGGCAACGCCCGCTGGCTGGCCCCCATCCGCAGCGAAGAAGACCTCCTCGAAGCCCTAAACTGGGCCTCTTCGCGCAGCATCCCCGTCTTCGTCCTCGGCGGCGGCAGCAACCTCCTCGTCGACGATGAAGGCTTCCCGGGCCTCGTTCTGCACATGCAGATCACCGGCATCGAGCCCCGCAGTGCCGACCTCTTCAATGTCGGTGCAGGCGTCCTTTGGGACGACTTCGTCTCCCGCGTCGTCAGCGCCGGGTACGCTGGCGTCGAATGCCTCGCAGGCATCCCCGGCTCCGTCGGCGGAACCCCCGTCCAGAACGTCGGGGCCTACGGCCAGGAGGTCTCCGAGGTCATCGAAAGCGTCCGCGCCTATGACCGCGAGCAGGGAACCTTCGTCTGGCTCTCCGCCGCAGACTGCCACTTCCGCTACCGCGAAAGCCGTTTCAACATCGAAGAACCCAGCCGCTTCCTCGTCACCCGCGTCACCTTCCGGCTCCAGCCCAACGGCCAGCCGAACCTTCGTTACGCCGACCTTCGCCGCCACTTCGGTCTCGACGGCTCCACCGCCGAAACGCCTCTCCCCACCGTTCAGCAGGTCGCCGCGGCCGTCCGCGAGATTCGCCGTTCCAAGGGAATGCTCCTTGTTGCCGGAGACCCCGACGTCCGCAGCGCAGGCTCCTTCTTCAAAAACGCCATCGTTGACGCCGCGTTGCTGCCACAAATTGCCGCCGCTGTCGGCCTCGACACCGCCGCCGTCCCCAACTGGCCCGCCGGTCCCGGCCTCCTCAAGCTCCCCGCCGCCTGGTTGCTGGAGCGCGCAGGCTTCGTCAAAGGCTTTGGCGCCGGCCCCGTCGGCATCTCCACCAAGCACACGCTTGCCGTCGTCAACCGCGGCCACGCCACCTTCGCTGACGTCGCAGCCTTTCAGCAGGAAATCACCGCCGCAGTCCAGGCCCGCTTCGGCGTCACCCTCATCCGCGAACCGGTGACCATGCAGGTTGTAGAGGATAGACAGTCGAGCGTAGACGGCGTCTCTACGCTCTAA